In the Telopea speciosissima isolate NSW1024214 ecotype Mountain lineage chromosome 2, Tspe_v1, whole genome shotgun sequence genome, one interval contains:
- the LOC122649960 gene encoding 30S ribosomal protein S31, mitochondrial-like, whose product MAMAQLCGGIARRVMATEGAALSAAATSLPVLCGRGDKKTKRGKRFKGSYGNARPKKEKKIERIKDKVEVPRSTPWPLPFKLI is encoded by the coding sequence ATGGCAATGGCACAGTTGTGCGGCGGAATAGCGAGAAGGGTGATGGCAACGGAGGGAGCTGCGCTATCGGCAGCAGCAACGTCGCTGCCAGTGCTGTGTGGTCGAGGGGACAAGAAGACGAAGAGAGGGAAGCGGTTCAAGGGGTCGTACGGCAACGCAAGAcccaaaaaggagaagaagatcgagAGGATCAAGGACAAGGTCGAGGTCCCCAGGTCCACTCCTTGGCCTCTCCCTTTCAAGCTCATCTAA
- the LOC122652980 gene encoding coatomer subunit alpha-1-like produces the protein MLTKFETKSNRVKGLTFHNKRPWILASLHSGVIQLWDYRMGTLIDRFDEHDGPVRGVHFHHTQPLFVSGGDDYMIRVWNYKTRRCLFTLLGHLDYIRTVQFHNEYPWIVSASDDQTVRIWNWQSRTCVSVLTGHNHYVMCASFHPKEDLVVSASLDQTIRVWDIGALRKKTVSPTDDILRLSEMNADLFGGVDVVVKYVLEGHDRGVNWASFHPSLPLIVSGADDRQIKLWRMNDTKAWEVDTLRGHTNNVSCVMFLAKQDIIASNSEDKSVRVWDVTKRTGIQTFRREHDRFWVLASHPEMNLLAAGHDSGMIVFKLERERPAFSVSGDTLYYVRDRFLRLYEFSTQKDIQVIPIRRPGSISLNQAPRTLSYSPTENAVLICSDVDGGSYELYILPKDGGIGRVDLVQESMRGIGTSAVFVARNRIAVLDKSNNMALVKNLKNEIVKKSSLPVVADAIFYAGTGNLLCRAEDRVVIFDLQQRIVLGELHTPFIRYIAWSNDMECVALLSKHAIVIATKKLMHQCTVHETIRIKSGAWDDNGVFIYTTLNHMKYCLPSGDTGIIRTLDVPLYITKVSQNIVHCLDRDGKHRSITIDATEYVFKLSLVKKRFDHVMSMIKSSRLCGQATVAYLQQKGFPGIALHLVKDERTQFNLALESGNIQIAVASAKEIDEKEHWYKLGVEALRQGNASIVEYAYQRTKNFERLSFLYLVTGNLEKLSKMLRIAEVKNDVMGQFHNALYLGDIQERAKILEHAGHLPLAYVTAKVHGLKEIADKLASELGDTVPSVPEGKVPSLLIPPAPIVYGGDWPLLRVMKGMFDGELDNMGKAGQEEEDESVDGDWVEDLDIADVDDMLNGDIGVVIDNDEINEGNDAEGGWDLEDLDLPAEVDSPSTAISGRAAVFIAPTPGTHVSQLWIQRSSLAGEHAAAGNFDTAMRLLNRQLGVKNFAPLKPMLMDLYLGSHSYVRGFDSVPVITKAIERGWNESAGPNMRYPPALVFELSQLDDKLKTAYKATTEGKFVEALRVFLNILHTIPLIVVESRREVDEVKELIVIAKEYVLGLKMEVKRKEIKDDVVRQQELAAYFTHCNLQMIHLRLALNSAMGICYKAGSLITAGNFARRYLETNPSNENQVRRARQVLQACDRNMKDATLLNYDFRNPFVVCGGTYVPIYHGQKYVSCSYCGSHFVPTFEGQLCAVCDLSIVGSDASGLLCSLSQGR, from the exons GAGATGATTACATGATTAGGGTCTGGAATTATAAGACACGTCGCTGTTTATTTACTCTTCTTGGGCACCTTGATTACATCCGCACTGTCCAATTCCACAATGAGTATCCCTGGATTGTTAGTGCAAGTGATGATCAAACAGTTAGAATATGGAATTGGCAATCGCGCACCTGTGTTTCTGTTTTAACTGGACATAATCATTATGTTATGTGTGCCTCTTTCCATCCAAAGGAGGATTTGGTTGTCTCAGCATCCTTGGATCAAACAATTCGTGTTTGGGATATAGGGGCCCTGAGGAAGAAGACTGTGTCTCCAACTGATGACATTCTGCGTCTTAGTGAAATGAACGCAGATTTATTTGGGGGAGTCGATGTTGTTGTTAAATATGTCTTAGAAGGTCATGATCGCGGAGTTAACTGGGCTTCATTCCACCCCAGCCTACCACTGATTGTATCTGGAGCAGACGATCGTCAAATAAAATTGTGGCGAATGAATG ATACCAAGGCTTGGGAAGTGGACACATTGCGAGGCCATACAAATAATGTGTCTTGTGTTATGTTCCTTGCAAAGCAGGACATTATTGCATCAAACTCAGAGGATAAAAGTGTTCGTGTCTGGGATGTCACTAAACGGACCGGTATCCAGACATTCCGTAGAGAACATGATCGGTTTTGGGTTCTTGCATCTCATCCAGAAATGAACCTTTTAGCAGCTGGTCATGATAGTGGTATGATTGTCTTTAAGTTGGAGAGAGAACGACCTGCTTTTTCTGTAAGTGGTGATACATTATACTATGTCAGAGATCGTTTCTTGCGTCTGTATGAGTTCTCAACTCAAAAGGACATCCAAGTAATTCCCATACGACGACCTGGTTCCATCAGCTTGAATCAGGCTCCGAGAACACTCTCTTATAGCCCAACGGAAAATGCTGTTTTGATCTGTTCAGATGTGGATGGTGGATCTTATGAACTTTATATCTTACCAAAGGACGGCGGCATTGGTAGAGTTGATCTTGTGCAAGAATCAATGAGAGGCATAGGAACTTCAGCTGTTTTTGTGGCTCGTAATAGGATTGCAGTGCTTGACAAGAGTAACAACATGGCATTAGTCAAGAacttaaaaaatgaaattgtgAAGAAAAGCAGTCTTCCTGTTGTTGCTGATGCAATATTCTATGCTGGGACAGGTAATCTACTATGCCGGGCTGAAGATAGGGTGGTCATCTTTGATCTTCAGCAGAGAATTGTGCTTGGAGAGCTTCATACCCCCTTTATTAGATATATTGCTTGGTCAAATGACATGGAGTGTGTTGCTTTGCTCAGCAAACATGCTATAGTAATTGCTACCAAGAAGCTTATGCATCAGTGTACAGTTCACGAAACAATCCGCATAAAGAGTGGTGCCTGGGATGATAATGGTGTTTTCATATATACAACCTTGAACCATATGAAATATTGCCTTCCAAGTGGAGACACTGGAATTATCAGGACCCTTGATGTTCCTTTATATATCACAAAGGTTTCTCAGAATATTGTTCATTGTCTGGACAGGGATGGAAAACACCGTTCCATAACAATTGATGCAACTGAGTATGTTTTCAAACTTTCACTTGTAAAGAAAAGGTTTGATCATGTAATGAGTATGATCAAGAGTTCAAGGCTCTGTGGACAAGCCACGGTTGCCTATCTACAACAAAAAGGGTTCCCAGGAATTGCCCTTCATTTAGTCAAAGATGAAAGAACTCAATTTAACTTAGCACTAGAAAGTGGTAATATTCAAATAGCTGTTGCATCAGCAAAGGAGATAGATGAGAAAGAACACTGGTATAAGTTAGGTGTGGAGGCTCTCCGACAAGGCAATGCCAGCATTGTGGAATATGCATACCAGAGGACAAAGAATTTTGAGAGGCTATCCTTTCTTTATCTTGTAACAGGGAATCTGGAAAAATTGTCCAAAATGCTGCGAATAGCTGAGGTGAAGAATGATGTAATGGGGCAGTTCCACAATGCCCTGTACTTGGGTGATATTCAAGAGCGTGCGAAAATTCTAGAGCATGCTGGACACTTACCTCTTGCATATGTCACGGCTAAAGTTCATGGGCTGAAGGAAATTGCTGATAAGCTTGCTAGTGAGTTGGGTGATACAGTTCCATCTGTACCTGAAGGAAAAGTCCCTTCTCTTCTGATTCCTCCAGCACCTATTGTATATGGTGGAGATTGGCCCCTTCTGAGGGTCATGAAAGGCATGTTTGATGGTGAGTTGGACAATATGGGCAAGGCAGGACAAGAGGAAGAGGATGAGTCTGTTGACGGTGATTGGGTTGAGGACCTGGACATTGCTGATGTAGATGACATGCTGAATGGAGATATTGGGGTGGTTATTGACAATGATGAAATCAATGAAGGAAATGATGCGGAGGGAGGATGGGATCTTGAGGACCTGGATCTACCGGCTGAAGTTGATTCACCAAGCACTGCAATTAGTGGCCGCGCAGCTGTATTTATAGCCCCAACACCAGGCACACATGTTTCCCAACTCTGGATTCAACGATCTTCTCTAGCTGGCGAGCATGCAGCAGCTGGCAATTTTGATACTGCAATGCGCTTACTGAACCGACAATTGGGTGTGAAGAACTTTGCTCCCCTGAAACCAATGTTAATGGATTTGTACCTGGGAAGTCATTCATATGTACGAGGATTTGATTCTGTGCCAGTGATCACCAAGGCAATTGAGAGGGGATGGAATGAATCTGCCGGCCCCAACATGAGGTACCCTCCAGCCCTTGTGTTTGAACTTTCTCAGTTGGATGATAAACTTAAAACAGCTTATAAGGCCACTACAGAAGGTAAGTTTGTTGAGGCTTTAAGGGTTTTCCTCAACATCTTGCACACAATTCCACTAATTGTCGTTGAATCAAGGAGAGAAGTTGACGAAGTTAAGGAGTTGATTGTAATAGCAAAAGAATATGTCCTGGGATTAAAGATGGAagtcaaaagaaaggaaattaaAGATGACGTTGTTCGTCAGCAGGAATTGGCAGCCTACTTTACCCACTGCAATCTTCAGATGATCCATTTGAGGCTTGCTCTGAATAGTGCCATGGGAATTTGCTACAAGGCTGGAAGTTTAATTACAGCAGGAAATTTTGCAAGGCGGTATTTGGAAACTAATCCTTCCAATGAAAATCAAGTAAGAAGGGCAAGGCAAGTCCTGCAGGCTTGTGACAGAAATATGAAAGATGCAACCTTGTTGAATTATGACTTCAGGAATCCTTTTGTGGTTTGTGGAGGAACATACGTGCCGATATACCATGGACAAAAATATGTATCTTGCTCATATTGTGGTTCACATTTTGTACCTACATTTGAGGGGCAGCTCTGTGCTGTTTGTGACCTTTCTATAGTTGGCTCAGATGCATCTGGTCTGCTTTGTTCCCTTTCACAGGGGAGATGA